The Gemmatimonas sp. UBA7669 genome contains the following window.
GGCGAAGGTGGCTCGCGTGCGTGCCCTCGCGGCGCCGGCGGCGACGTTGGCCACGTTTGCCGAAACCTTCAAGGCGTTGGGTGACCCGACCCGGCTGCGCCTTCTGACCGCGCTCGCGCTCGAGGAGTTGTGCGTCTGCGACCTCGCGACGCTCGTCGACGTCTCTGAGTCGGCGGTATCCCACTCACTCCGGACGCTTCGCCAACTGAGGCTCGTGCGCTACCGGAAGGCTGGTAAGGTCGCGTACTACAGCCTCGATGATGAACACGTAGGACGGCTGATTTCCGAAGGGCTGATCCACGTGGGCGAATCACCTCGCGTTCCCGCCACTACAGCCGCGTCGCGATGAACGAGGCTGTTCCGTCGAGTGAGAAGTACCGTGTGGTCGGGATGGATTGCGCGGACGACGCGGCGAAGTTGGCAAAGGCGGTGCGCGCCGTGCCCGGGATAGAGACCGTGACGGTGTCGGTCGCCACAGGACTGCTCACGGTGACCA
Protein-coding sequences here:
- a CDS encoding ArsR/SmtB family transcription factor; this encodes MTEPTGAPAVGVGPYADEDRCEIRCVDQAKVARVRALAAPAATLATFAETFKALGDPTRLRLLTALALEELCVCDLATLVDVSESAVSHSLRTLRQLRLVRYRKAGKVAYYSLDDEHVGRLISEGLIHVGESPRVPATTAASR